A genome region from Purpureocillium takamizusanense chromosome 8, complete sequence includes the following:
- a CDS encoding uncharacterized protein (TransMembrane:14 (i82-106o118-140i147-167o173-194i206-226o238-258i279-298o310-327i347-367o387-406i413-432o444-467i479-498o553-571i)~COG:U~EggNog:ENOG503NUAW) translates to MTQPTPTATVSGHSTERLSTDRTETGSGVVLPHDALEKPRDHDHDHDRDHDAEHVDEKEPDAVATMPDDPAANYPKGLTLTLIISALCLAVFLVALDQTIIAPALGAITAQFQSVKDIGWYGAAYLLTTTALQPMYGAIYKLFNVKLVYLFAVFIFEVGSLVCAVAPTSTAFIVGRAIAGIGTAGLFSGSIVILSLSMPLNKRPLAFGLIGGMWGIASVAGPLLGGAFTENVTWRWCFYINLPIGGLAALIVFFFVHVNRNTASSEGQSVKARIMQLDLTGTAIFIPAIVCLLLALQWGGADYPWNDSKIIGLFVGFGLMIAIFIGIQFWQGDNGTLPPRLFKNRNVLFSMLFAFFFGAGFFPLIYYLSLYFQAIQGVSAVQAGIKILPLLLATVIISVVSGGIITAIGYYNFVIIPCMILFTVGSGMITTFDVDTPLREWFGYQVLAGLGIGAGFQIGVLVVQTVLPQEMVPVGTACVQFFQALGGAIFVAVAQTLFQNGLIDTINEEKIGIDGRAFINSGASEIKHVLERMGRVDAFDAVLKAYMTGLRHTYYISVACAALALLMCLGLEWKSVKHGPEGQKKEEPAAVAV, encoded by the exons ATGACACAACCAACACCCACGGCAACCGTGTCGGGTCACTCGACCGAGCGCCTATCCACCGACAGGACAGAGACGGGCTCGGGAGTCGTTTTGCCCCACGACGCTTTGGAAAAGCCGCGCGATCACGATCATGACCATGaccgcgaccacgacgccgagcacgtcgacgagaaggagcccgacgccgtcgccacgatGCCAGACGATCCGGCCGCAAACTACCCCAAGGGCCTGaccctcaccctcatcaTTAGCGCCCTGtgcctcgccgtcttccttGTCGCCCTCGATCAGACCATCATCGCGCCAGCCCTgggcgccatcaccgcccaGTTTCAAAGCGTCAAGGACATT GGCTGGTACGGCGCGGCCTACCTCttgaccacgacggcgctgcagccCATGTATGGCGCCATCTACAAGCTTTTCAACGTCAAGCTCGTCTACCTcttcgccgtcttcatcttcGAGGTCGGCAGTCTCGtttgcgccgtcgcccccacCTCGACCGCCTTCATCGTTggccgcgccatcgccggt ATTGGCACGGCCGGCCTCTTCTCCGGCTCCATCGTTAttctctccctctccatGCCCCTCAACAAACGCCCGCTGGCTTtcggcctcatcggcggcatGTGGGGCATCGCTTCCGTCGCCGGGCCCCTTCTTGGCGGCGCCTTCACCGAGAACGTCACCTGGCGCTGGTGTTTCTACATCAACCTGCCCATCGGGGGCTTGGCCGCgctcatcgtcttcttcttcgtccaTGTCAACCGCAACACGGCCAGCTCCGAGGGCCAGTCCGTCAAGGCCCGCATCATGCAGCTCGACCTGACTGGTACCGCCATCTTCATCCCCGCCATCGTCTGtctgctcctcgccctgcagTGGGGTGGCGCCGACTACCCCTGGAACGACTCCAAGATTATCGGCCTCTTCGTTGGCTTCGGCCTCATGATTGCCATCTTCATCGGCATCCAGTTCTGGCAGGGCGACAACGGCACCCTGCCCCCACGCCTCTTCAAGAACCGCAACGTCCTCTTCTCCATGCTCTTTGCTTTCTTCTTCGGTGCCGGCTTCTTCCCTCTCATCTACTACCTTT CGCTCTACTTCCAAGCCATCCAGGGCGTCAGCGCCGTGCAGGCCGGCATCAAGattctccctctcctcctcgccaccgtcatcatctccGTCGTGTCGGGtggcatcatcaccgccatcgGCTACTACAATTTCGTCATCATACCCTGCATGATCCTCTTCACCGTCGGCTCCGGCATGATCACCACCTTTGACGTCGACACCCCGCTCCGCGAGTGGTTCGGCTACCAGGTCCTGGCCGGTCTAGGCATCGGCGCCGGTTTCCAAatcggcgtcctcgtcgtgcaGACCGTCTTGCCCCAGGAAATGGTCCCCGTTGGCACCGCCTGCGTCCAATTCTTCCAGgcactcggcggcgccatctttGTCGCTGTCGCCCAGACCCTCTTCCAGAACGGCCTCATCGACACCATCAACGAGGAGAAGATTGGGATCGACGGAAGGGCCTTCATCAACAGCGGCGCTTCCGAGATCAAGCACGTGCTCGAGCGCATGGGCCGCGTCGATGCCTTTGATGCGGTTCTCAAGGCGTACATGACGGGTCTGCGCCACACCTACTACATTTCTGTGGCATGCGCGGCTCTGGCTCTTCTGATGTGCTTGGGCCTGGAGTGGAAGTCCGTCAAGCATGGGCCCGAAgggcagaagaaggaggaaCCGGCGGCTGTCGCAGTCTAG
- a CDS encoding uncharacterized protein (COG:S~EggNog:ENOG503Q3F5) translates to MDGYPAGSLDHNVPLLVASGLNAALPELQLEGELKDQGILLKSELPPLESKEADVLGEYFNEIDGHGKSWTSVARDEPYRFRIKTSFFLPPHRAKLPESDEPLDSASVVHSPFSPLSPVSALYPDGLIDAQWIRKHQELVPSVFACFYTLANDNRLKADINELKRMLAGSGYKTRVAVVLLGDASSGSAQLSEGVQDRLEAIRRGTALDPKSIFYIPIQGSPAELKRVMDSILSVLYGTAVEYYRDLGRHARKKRSRGVAPRPTVPPTSGTSRTLALPDWNFRYDFKAGVFAEFRQEPDAAIRSLEQAYGILMGADVLDIMPSWSPRWNEARFLADLIAIRCLRLQLWMGHTSLAVSRWEAHRDRIGDLVDRRGCGTNNYGWQAWEARWATVMAQLIEKVEVAGLTPATMAIYLPPEKAVLAERLRPWELLHHTGYWYRIAARHLAARRTLAHMMPEEDRVAPNPASSAQGGSKSFAYDTYMCPAPHEEYPLSGTGVDHTQLVIDCLIMARTQFQAREQLRLAAEISLECAREMASQGHWEEVVAMLRPLWDDGSFRSEQWLDASEDVCWLLRRAAAATGRGDLVVSIDWELMHTKFSRRAHWHYDLRKSLDGIKTEAKPVIMLTDASASILVSTSFAFRHKESKAGETCAAQLVLTSHALQASAPLTLSSVRVGFEGSLKPLIIDNDEGGPTAAEKEIIIPVELEEKFAAGSDDELPTELRGRANLTLRPGQQLIFEMAVPLREAGDVEASTVTLAYQNPSFDIEYALKFRETDPAVGWFTRGSRKPRQSRSDARNLHVQPRPPKLQIALLDPQEQHYTNETVDLRIELRNDEDEDASARLDVLLFGETLPALRLTVDGKEHEAEGAQEESRISGVGLGHMEKGSSMVLPIRIDRAGAPTSYDMHLRATYHLDSDNATPIIQLLPIQINVVAPFEANYDLVPRLHPDPWPSLFNYEELDEAANGEGTVQAAPSGFAQQWCLMCHYASFATENLDVVGVDVEIVSCVGGARCSVVRRPEVPAEGIVAAPKTMHEAQFDLVAQKLSLDDRHPVTLDLAFVIRWRRGKGATGTGTATVTAAEDDGAALNTTTMPVGQYLVLGTEPRVLASALHTRTPGETWPSVMHLDMTIENPSNHFLTFGLTMEPSDAFAFSGAKQTTVHLLPMSRRTTRYRLVPLVAGAYVRPGLVVRDKYFQKVLRIIPTEGMKIDKDGLLVWVPAEASEDVIPPSPSSTTGNEG, encoded by the exons ATGGACGGCTATCCCGCGGGAAGCCTCGACCATAATGTCCCGCTGCTCGTCGCATCTGGCCTGAACGCGGCGCTCCCCGAGctgcagctcgagggcgagctcaaggaccAGGGCATCCTGCTGAAGtcggagctgccgccgctggagaGCAAGGAGGCCGATGTCCTGGGTGAATATTTCAACGAGAttgacggccacggcaagTCATGGACCAGTGTGGCTCGCGACGAGCCGTATCGGTTCCGCATCAAGACG TCGTTCTTCCTTCCTCCACACCGCGCGAAGCTCCCCGAATCCGACGAGCCCCTCGATTCCGCATCGGTGGTGCACTCGCCGttctctcctctctctccagTGTCGGCGCTGTACCCGGACGGATTGATAGATGCGCAATGGATCCGGAAGCACCAGGAGCTCGTTCCGAGTGTCTTCGCCTGCTTCTACACCCTCGCCAACGACAACCGGTTGAAAGCAGACATCAATGAGCTCAAGAGGATGCTAGCAGGCTCCGGGTACAAGACCAGGGTGGCCGttgtcctgctcggcgacgcaTCGTCCGGGTCTGCGCAACTCTCTGAGGGTGTGCAAGACCGCCTCGAGGCGATACGAAGGGGCACCGCGCTGGACCCCAAGTCAATATTCTACATACCGATACAGGGCTCGCCCGCGGAGCTGAAAAGGGTAATGGACAGTATTCTCTCCGTGCTGTATGGCACAGCTGTTGAATATTATCGCGATCTTGGGCGGCATGCCAGGAAGAAGCGGTCGCGCGGCGTCGCACCACGGCCTACAGTGCCGCCGACCTCGGGTACATCGCGAACTCTTGCGCTTCCCGATTGGAACTTCCGCTACGACTTCAAGGCTGGCGTGTTTGCCGAGTTTCGGCAGGAGCCGGATGCCGCGATTCGCTCTCTTGAACAGGCATACGGCATATTAATGGGTGCTGACGTTTTGGATATCATGCCAAGCTGGAGCCCTCGCTGGAACGAGGCCCGTTTTTTGGCCGACCTCATTGCCATCCGCTGCCTAAGACTGCAGTTATGGATGGGGCACACAAGTCTGGCAGTAAGTAGATGGGAGGCTCACCGAGATCGCATCGGCGACCTTGTAGATCGCCGGGGCTGCGGGACGAACAACTATGGGTGGCAAGCGTGGGAGGCGCGGTGGGCAACAGTCATGGCGCAGCTGATAGAAAAGGTCGAGGTGGCCGGGTTGACACCAGCAACGATGGCAATATACCTCCCGCCGGAGAAAGcggtcctcgccgagcggcTCAGGCCGTGGGAGCTGCTCCATCACACGGGCTACTGGTATCGgatcgcggcgcggcacctTGCTGCACGGAGGACCCTGGCACACATGATGCCGGAGGAGGATCGCGTTGCGCCGAACCCGGCGTCATCTGCGCAAGGAGGCAGCAAGTCGTTTGCATACGACACATACATGTGCCCGGCGCCGCACGAAGAATACCCCCTATCCGGCACAGGTGTGGACCATACGCAGCTGGTCATCGACTGCCTAATCATGGCTCGGACGCAGTTCCAGGcccgcgagcagctgcgtctcgccgccgagattTCACTGGAGTGCGCGAGAGAGATGGCGTCACAGGGCCACTGGGAGGAGGTTGTGGCCATGCTGCGGCCGCTGTGGGATGACGGCTCGTTCCGGTCAGAACAGTGGTTGGACGCATCCGAGGACGTATGCTGGCTTCTGAGaagggctgccgccgcaacaGGGCGGGGGGATCTTGTCGTCTCCATCGATTGGGAGTTGATGCATACAA AATTCTCGAGGCGGGCTCACTGGCATTACGACCTGCGGAAGTCACTTGATGGCATCAAGACCGAGGCCAAACCTGTCATCATGCTGACAGACGCGAGTGCTTCGATACTTGTCTCCACCAGCTTTGCATTTCGTCACAAAGAGAGCAAAGCCGGCGAGACATGTGCTGCGCAGCTTGTGCTGACTTCCCATGCGCTGCAAGCTTCGGCGCCTCTgaccttgtcgtcggtgCGGGTAGGGTTCGAGGGAAGCTTGAAGCCACTCATCATTGACAACGATGAGGGGGGGCCAACTGCAGCCGAGAAAGAGATAATCATTCCGGTTGAGCTGGAGGAGAAGTTCGCGGCAGGCTCGGATGACGAACTGCCGACGGAGCTCAGGGGCCGCGCCAACCTCACGTTACGGCCGGGGCAGCAGCTGATATTCGAGATGGCGGTGCCGCTACGGGAGGCTGGCGATGTAGAGGCGTCGACCGTGACCCTGGCGTACCAGAACCCCAGCTTCGACATAGAGTATGCGCTCAAGTTTAGGGAAACGGACCCAGCTGTCGGGTGGTTCACCAGGGGGTCGCGCAAGCCGCGACAATCGCGGTCTGACGCACGAAACCTACATGTACagccccgcccgcccaagcTGCAGATTGCGCTGCTTGACCCTCAGGAGCAGCACTACACGAACGAGACAGTTGACCTACGAATCGAACTCCGGaacgatgaagacgaggatgcgaGCGCCAGGCTGGATGTTCTCTTGTTCGGCGAGACGCTGCCGGCCTTGAGGCtcaccgtcgacggcaaAGAGCACGAAGCTGAGGGCGCACAGGAGGAGTCGCGCATCAGTGGCGTCGGACTGGGCCACATGGAGAAGGGTTCATCCATGGTACTCCCCATCCGCATCGACCGAGCgggagcgccgacgagctaCGACATGCATCTGCGGGCGACGTACCACCTCGACTCTGACAACGCAACGCCCATCATCCAGCTGCTTCCGATCCAGATCAACGTGGTGGCGCCGTTCGAGGCGAACTACGACTTGGTCCCGCGGCTCCATCCGGACCCGTGGCCGAGCCTGTTCAACTATGAGGAACTGGACGAAGCTGCGAATGGAGAGGGCACggtgcaggcggcgcccagcgGATTCGCCCAGCAGTGGTGCTTGATGTGCCACTACGCGTCGTTTGCGACAGAGAATCTCGATGTCGTGGGCGTGGACGTGGAGATAGTCTcgtgcgtgggcggcgcccgctgcagcGTCGTCCGGCGCCCGGAGGTTCCCGCGGAAGGGATAGTGGCGGCACCAAAAACGATGCACGAAGCGCAGTTTGACCTGGTGGCGCAGAAGctcagcctcgacgaccggCACCCGGTGACGCTCGACCTCGCGTTTGTGATcagatggcggcgcgggaagGGGGCGACAGGAACAGGAACTGCAACAGTAACAGCAGcagaggacgacggcgccgccttgaacacgacgacgatgccggtgGGCCAGTATCTGGTGCTCGGGACGGAGCCGCGAgtgctggcgtcggcgttgcACACGCGCACGCCGGGCGAGACGTGGCCGAGCGTGATGCACCTGGACATGACGATTGAGAACCCGTCGAACCACTTCCTCACATTTGGGCTGACGATGGAGCCGAGCGACGCCTTTGCCTTCTCGGGGGCCAAGCAGACGACGGTGCACCTGCTGCCCATgtcgcggcggacgacgaggtaTCGCCTGGTGCCGCTCGTGGCGGGGGCGTACGTGCGCCcggggctggtggtgcgGGACAAGTACTTCCAAAAAGTGCTGCGCATCATCCCGACCGAGGGCATGAAGATTGACAAGGACGGGCTGCTCGTATGGGtgccggcggaggcgagcgaggacgTGATACCACCttcgccgtcatcgacaacgGGGAACGAAGGGTGA
- the MRPL27 gene encoding 60S ribosomal protein L27, mitochondrial (COG:J~EggNog:ENOG503P302), whose amino-acid sequence MRPTQALSVGRYRHLKLTTKDVGRGFYKGNRTGSMGRHTKYGGYVIEWNKVRTYVVPDLKDFKLTPFVSRQVKAKPGDYKGLDKGPQDPYFYVEQWKRYNGVD is encoded by the exons ATGAGACCGACGCAAGCCCTCTCCGTGGGCCGGTACCGCCACCTCAAGCTCACGACCAAGGATGTCGGACGCGGCTTCTACAAGGGCAACCGCACGGGCTCCATGGGCCGACACACAAAATACGGAGGATACGTCATTGAGTGGAACAAAGTGCGGACGTACGTCGTGCCGGACCTGAAGGACTTTAAG CTCACGCCGTTTGTGTCGCGACAAGTCAAGGCCAAGCCGGGCGACTACAAGGGACTGGACAAGGGCCCACAGGATCCGTATTTCTACGTCGAGCAGTGGAAGCGGTACAATGGCGTGGACTGA